The sequence TTTTGGGCCTCTGCTCTTTCTAGCCTGGTTTTGTGCAACTGGTAATTTGTCTCCAGATTCATCCAGAATTGTGCCTTTGGACCTATAACGATCTCGAGCCGCAAAGCAGTTTCGTAGGTAATCGGTTCCTTACCGTTGATAATATTGCTCAGATGCTTCTGTGACATTTCCAACCTTATAGCCAGCTCTTTCTGACTCATCCCGAGATGTTTCATGTTTTCCCTAATCGTTTCGCCAGGCGGAATGGCCACTGCTGGAGCAAAGTTTCTACTTGCGCTTCTGCTTACCATGATAATCCGTCACCTCCTCAATCCTGACAATGTTGATGCGGTTGAGGGCATGTATCGCCACACCATCCTCCAAAACTGGACGAAACACTAATCTGTACGGGTGTACCAAATCAACAGCATACTCCTCAGATCGTGCACCGCGCAAGCGATGCAGTCTAGCCGATGGAATTGCTCTAATATCCATCAAGCTGGTTGCAGCCGCCAATTCCACCACTCTCTGTGTCAAGGTATTTCCAATTGCCGGCCCGAAATCTTTCTGCGCTCTTTTGGGATCCTCACATTGCCTTCTGATCTTATTATTCTTGAATTGTAATTCCACTATACCGTACCATTCCTTGAATGTCAATTTTAATTAACCTAATAGGTTAATAATTGCTACCATAGTTCGTTTGGAACAAGGCAAGGACTCTTAACAACGTGACCGGCGGCGCCATC comes from Limnochordia bacterium and encodes:
- a CDS encoding type II toxin-antitoxin system RelE/ParE family toxin, with amino-acid sequence MELQFKNNKIRRQCEDPKRAQKDFGPAIGNTLTQRVVELAAATSLMDIRAIPSARLHRLRGARSEEYAVDLVHPYRLVFRPVLEDGVAIHALNRINIVRIEEVTDYHGKQKRK